In Lapillicoccus jejuensis, the DNA window GCCTCGCCGAAGACGCAGTCGGCGCTGCTCGAGGTGATGGAGGAGGGCCGGGTCACCGTCGACGGCACCACCCACTCCGTCGGCCGCCCGTTCATGGTCATCGCGACGCAGAACCCCATCGAGCAGGCCGGGACCTACCGGCTGCCGGAGGCGCAGCTCGACCGGTTCCTCATGAAGACCTCGCTCGGCTACCCCGACCACGAGGCGACCATCGCCGTCCTCGCCGACGCCCGGACCCGCGACCGCACCTCGCTCGTCACCCCCATCGTCACCGCCCAGGTCATCACCGAGATGGCCGCCGCCGCCGACGAGGTGCACGTCGACCCGGCCCTGCTCGCCTACGTCAGCCGGATCGCCGAGGAGACCCGCCGCCACCCGAGCCTCAAGCTCGGCGTCTCGGTCCGCGGCTGCCTGGCCTACGTGCGGTGCGCGAAGACCTGGGCGCTGTCCCAGGGCCGTTCCCACGTCGTCCCCGAGGACATCAAGCTGCTCGCCGAGCCGATCCTGGCCCACCGCCTCATCCTCGACGCCGAGGCGCAGTTCACCGGCGTCACCGTCGACCAGGTCGTCGGCCAGATCATGAGCGAGGTCGCCCCGCCGACCCAGCGGGTGGGCGTCTGATGCCCGGCGCGGCCGAGCGGCTGCGCGCCTCGGTCGGCCCGCGGGTCGCGCCGGTCCGCGACGCCACCCGGGTCGTCTGGGAGCCCGTCCTCACCGTCCTGCGCTGGGTCAGCCCGGTGGGCTGGACCGTCCTCGGGCTGGGCCTGGCCGCGTGGTGGATCGGGGCCCGCTTCGAGTGGCCCGAGCTCCTGATCGTCGCGACGACCGCGCTGCTGCTCGTCGGGCTCTGCGTCCTCCTCGCGCTCGGCGCGGTGCGGCTCGACATCGACGTGCACCTGGCCCAGCGCCGCGTGACCGTGGGCGACTCCGCGTCCGGGTCGCTGCGCGTGCGCAACGCCTCGCGCGCCTCGGTCCTGCCGGTGCCGCTCACCGTCGAGGTGCCGATCGGGGCCGCGCTGTGGCAGATGCGGCTCGGCCGGGTCGCCCGCGGCCAGGTCGTCGAGGACTCCTTCGAGGCCAACACGACCCGCCGCGGCGTCGTCCGCGTCGGCCCGGCCACGAGCGTGCAGGGCGACCCGCTCGGCCTGGTGCGCCGCACCGTGCACTGGAACGACAGCCAGGAGCTCTTCGTCCACCCGCGCACCGTCCCGCTGGCGCACATGGGCGCCGGTCTGCTGCGCGACCTCGAGGGCTCGGTCACGCAGGACCAGTCGCGCAGCGACATGGAGTTCCACACGCTGCGCGAGTTCACCCCCGGCGACGACCGCCGCCACATCGCCTGGCGCGCCACGGCGCGGACCGGCCACCTCGGGAACCGCCGGATGGGCTCGCTGCTCGTGCGCCAGTTCCTCGACACCCGCCGCTCGCACGTCACCGTCGTCGTCGACAGCGACCTCGGGGCGTACGACGAGTCGCGGCCGATCATGCGCCCGGTCGCCCCGAGCGACCCGGACCGGACCAGCGGCGCGCTCGCGGCCACCGCGCCGATGGACCTCAGCGAGGACTTCGAGACGGCGATCTCGGCCGGGGCCTCGATCGTCGTGCGCGCGATCCTCGACGAGATGGACGCGACCCTCGTCGTCGGCGACCACCGGGTCACCAAGGCCGCCGCGCCGCGCTACCTCGACGAGCTGTCCCGCGCCGAGCCCGCCCCCGTCTCGCTGCTGCGCGCCGCGACCTCCGCCGTCGAGCTCGCGCCCGACACGAGCACCGTCTTCCTCGTCACCGGCCCGCACCGGCCGTTCCTCGAGATCCGCCGGGCCCTCGGCCAGTTCCCCCCGGAGGTGCGCGCGGTCGCCGTCGTCGTCGACCCGCGCGGCGCCGGCGGGCTGCAGCGCGGTGACGGCCTCGCCTTCCTCTCACTGCGCTCGCTCTCCGACCTCCGCCCCCTCGTCCAGGCAGGACTGCACGGATGACCTCACCGTTCCAGGCCCCCCCGGAGCACCTGCTGCGCCGGGAGCCGACCGCCCGCGAGAAGGCCGCCGCCCGGCTGCGCGCGCTGCGGCCCGGCGCCGCCCGGCTCGTCGACGCCGGCTTCGCCGCCGCGCTCGTCCTCGTCGCGCTGCTCGGCCTGCGCACGACGTACGACGGCTGGCTGTGGCTGGTCCCCGGCGTGGTCGGGCTCGTCCTCGGGGTCGTCGTCACCCACGCGGTGCTCGCGTGGCGCCTGCCCGGGATCGTCGCCGCCCTCGTGCTCACCGTCCTCTACGCCCTGCTCGGCGGCGCCGTCGCGACCCGCGACGACCTGCTGTGGGGGTTCCTGCCCACCGGGGCCACCGTCACCGAGCTGGCCCGCACCGCCGTCCTCGGCTGGAAGCAGCTGCTCACCTCGCTCCCGCCCATCGACTCGCGCGGCCCCCTCATGGCGCTGCCGCTCGTCCTCGGTCTCGTCGGCGGCGCCCTCGCCTACGGGCCCGCCGCGCGGTGGCGGCTGCCCGCCGCCGCCGTGCCGGTCCCGCTCGCGCTGCTGACCGTCAGCCTGCTCCTCGGCACCCCGGAGCCCGCCGGGGTCCTCGTCATGGGCCTCGGCTCCGGCCTCCTGCTCGTCGGCTGGGTCGCGCTGCGCGGCCGGTTCGCCCGGCCCTCGGTCGACCACGGCACGGTCGGCACCGACCGCACCGCGGCCACCTGGCGGGTGGCGACCACCGGCGTCCTGCTCCTGCTCGCCGGCACGGGGGGCTGGCTGCTCGGGCCGGGCCTGCCCGGCGACGACGGCAGCCGCACCATCTGGCGGACGGCCCTCGTGCCGCCGTACGACGTCAGCCAGCTCCCCAGCCCGCTCGCCGGCTTCCGCAAGTACACCCAGCCCAACCCGGCCAAGCTCTACGACCGCACGCTCTTCACCGTCTCGGGGCTGCCGGCCGGCACGCCGGTGCGGCTGGCCACGCTCGACTCGTACGACGGCTCGGTGTGGGGCGCCGGGACCGCCGCGGCCGACGCCGGCGACGGGTCCGGCGAGGGCCCGGGTGCCGCCGGGGGAGCCACCGGGGACGGCGCCACCTTCCAGCGCGTCGGCAGCCACATCGCCGCCTCCGGCGACGGCACCGCGCGCACCGTCACGGTGAGCATCCCCGACCGCGGCTGGTCCGACGTGTGGCTGCCCACGGTCGGCACGGTGACCGGCGTCCGGTTCGCCGGCGACGGCGCCGACGGGCTCGCCGACGACCTGCGCTTCAACGTCGACACCGGCACCGGCATCGTCCCGGCAGGCCTGCAGGGCGGCGACCGCTACACCCTCGAGGCCGACGTCCCGGCGACCCCGACCACCCTCCCGAAGGACCTCGACGTCGCGAGCGGCAGCATCATCGACACCCAGGCGGTCGGGTTCGCCGACGACAAGGTGGCGACCTGGACGGCGAACCTCACCTCGCCGTGGCAGCGGTTCACCGCCGTCGCGCGGGCGATGTCGTCGGACGGCGCGTACACCGACGGCGGCACCCCCGGCAGCTACCAGAACGTCTTCCTCCCGGGCCACAGCCTCAGCCGGATGACCCGGTTCTTCAAGTCCAGTCAGCTCGCCGGCGACGACGAGCAGTACGCCTCGGCCCTCGCCCTCGTCGGCAACCGGATCGGGGTGCCGACCCGCGTCGTGCTCGGGGCGATCCCGACGCGGGCGGCCGCCGACGGCTCGCTGCCCGTGACGGGCAAGGACGTGCACGCCTGGGTCGAGGTGCAGACCGAGGACGGCGGCTGGTTCCCCGTCCTGCCGCAGGACTTCGTCCCGAACCGGAACAAGCAGCCGCAGCAGCAGCAGCAGCGCAGCGAGGAGAAGAAGGTCGGCGCGCAGGTCCCGCCGCCGGTCTCGGCCAACCCGCCGAGCGTCCTGCAGGGACCCGACCAGTCGCAGAACTCGACCCAGGTCAAGAAGCCGACCAAGCCCAACCCGCTCGACCCGTCGCAGTGGCCGTCGTGGATGCGGTGGCTCGTCGTCGGGGTCGGGGGACCCGTCCTCGTGCTCGGGCTGGCCTACCTCGCGCTGCGCCTGGCCAAGCGCCGCCGCGGGAGGCGGCGCCGGACCCGCGGGTCGATGCCGGAGCGGGTCGCCGGCGCCTGGGCCGAGGTCGTCGACACCGCCCAGGACCTCGGCATGCCGCTCGCGCCGCGGCTCACCCGGCTCGAGCAGGCCACCGTCCTCGACGCGCTGCTCGCGACGCCCGGTCGGGGCATCCCGAGGTCGCTGTCCGGCGCGGCCCTCGCCGCGGGCGCGACCTCCACCGAGCAGGGCGCCGTCCTGCGCGAGCAGACCCGCCGCGAGGTGCGGCAGCGGGCGGCCGGCGAGGGCCCCCTGCCCTCGCTGCGGCCGCTGGCCGACACGACGAACGGCCTCGTCTTCGCGGCGGCGGACCCGACACCGGAGCAGGTCGACGCCGTGTGGGTGCAGGTGCGCGACGTGACCCGGCGGCTGCGCCGCCGCGCGTCCCGGCGTCAGCGGCTGCGCAGCGACGTCAGCCTCGGAGGGCTGCGCAAGGACCGCCGGGCCACCCGGGCGCCGTCGGCGGGCACCGCGTCCCGCGGCGCGCTGGGCGGGCTCACCGGTCTGCGCGCCCGGCGCGGCGGCGAGGGCGGGGCGACGGCGTGAAGCTGAAGTTCACCCTCCGCTCCGGCACGGGGGAGACCGACCTCGTCGCGACCGTCGACGCCACCGCGACGGTGGGGGACCTGGCCCAGCACCTGGCCCTCGCCGACCCCGCGCGCGGCGCCGGCGGGTACGCCGTCCTCGCCGGCGAGATGACGCTGTCGCTCGAGGACGGCGACCACCGCTCGCTCGACCCGCGCACGACCATCGGCGACAGCGGCCTGTCCTCCGGCGCCGTCGTCTCGCTCACCCGTGCCGGCGGGACCTACGTCGACGCCGGGCGCACCGCCGCGACGGTCGTCATCGTCGCCGGCCCCGACGAGGGCCGCGAGTTCCCGCTGCCGCGCGGGACGGCGTACATCGGCCGCGGCCGCGGCTGCGAGGTGTCGCTCGCCGACGCCTCGGTCTCGCGCCGGCACGCCCGGCTCGTCCTCACCGACGTCGCCGAGATCGTCGACCTCGGCTCGGCCAACGGCCTCACCGCCGGCGGCCAGCAGGTCACCCGGATGACCCTGCGCGGCGGGGGCGACGTCATCCGGCTCGGTGACACCGCGCTGCAGGTGCGGCTCGCGGGCGGCGGCGGCCCCGGCGCGCAGGGCACCGGCGTGCTCGGCACCGAGGGCGGCACGGTCTCGTTCTCGCGCTCGCCGCGGGTGCTCCCCGTGGTCGAGGGCCGCACCGTCGAGGTGCCCGAGCTGCCCGAGCGGCCGGGCAAGCAGCCGTTCCCGTGGATCCAGCTGCTCGTGCCGGTCTTCATGGCCGTCGTCCTCTACGCGATCACGAAGAGCTTCCTGAGCTTCATCTTCCTGGCGATGATGCCGTTGCTCGTCGTCGGCAACAGCTGGGACCAGCGGCGGCAGGGTCGCAAGCTCTTCGAGCAGGCGATGACCGAGTTCGGCGAGGACCTCGACGTCCTCGTGGCGGGGATCCGCGCCGAGCACGAGCGCGAGCGCGTCGGCCGCCTCGCCGAGCACCCCTCGGGCGCCGAGGTGCTCGCCGCCGCCGACGCCCGCGGCCCGCTGCTGTGGTCGCGCCGGCCCCGCGAGGAGCGTTTCCTCACGCTGCGGCTCGGTCTCGGCTCGCAGCCGTCCCGCAGCACCCTGACGATGCCCAAGGTCGGCCGGTCCAAGGCCGAGGCCTGGCTCATGGTCGCCGAGCGGATGGCCGGCCTGGACCGCGTCGACGGCGTCCCGGTCGTCGCCGACCCGCTCACGCACGGCGCCCTCGGCGTCTGCGGCCCGCGTCCCGCCGCGCTCGGCGCCGCCCGCTCGCTCGTCCTGCAGGCCGCCGGGCTGCACTCGCCCGCCGACCTCGTCGTCGTCGCCTTCGCCTCGGTCGGTGCCGCCCAGGACTGGGACCTGCTCAAGTGGCTCCCGCACACCTCCTCGCCGCACAGCCCGCTCACCGCCCGGCCGCTGGCCAGCTCGGGCCCCGCCTGCTCGGTCCTCGCCGACGAGCTCGAGGACCTCGTCGAGGCGCGGGCCGGGCAGGAGCCCGGGCGGCGCGACGGCCCGGCGGGCGACGGCCCCGCCGTCCTCGTCCTCGTCGAGGGCGACGCCCCCGTCGAGCGCGCCCGGCTCGTCGAGATCGCCGAGCAGGGCGCCGCCGTCGGCGTCGTCGTGCTGTGGGTGGCGCCGCGGCAGGAGCTGCTGCCCGCGGCCTGCGCGACCTTCCTCGTCGCCGGCGAGGACGCCGCCGGCGGGTCGCTCGTCGGCTACGTCCACGCGGGCGAGTCGGTGCAGCCGGTGCAGGTCGACGCGGTGTCGGCGCAGGAGGCGGCGTACGTCGCCCGGCGCCTGGCCCCCGTCGTCGACTCCGGCGTCGCGGTCGAGGACGACTCCGACCTGCCCCGCGCCGTCTCCTTCCTCGCCCTCAGCGGCACCGAGATCGCGAGCAGCCACACCGCGCAGATCGAGCGCTGGGTGGAGAGCCGGTCGGTCCTCACCGGGCCCTTCGCGCCGACGACGCCGTACCGGCGCCCGGGCAACCTGCGCGCGGTGGTCGGGCAGTCCAGCCAGGGCGCGCTGACCGTCGACCTGCGCAGCGACGGGCCGCACGCCCTCGTCGGCGGCACGACGGGCGCCGGCAAGTCCGAGCTGCTCCAGGCGTGGATCCTCGGCATGGCCGCGGCGCACTCGCCGCAGCGGGTGACCT includes these proteins:
- a CDS encoding AAA family ATPase codes for the protein MPLTQDQADWFATTFGQLVANVEKAVLGKHHPIRLALTCLLSEGHLLLEDYPGTGKTQLARALSATVQGSHSRIQFTPDLLPSDVTGTSVPRPDTMQFEFHRGPIFATIVLADEINRASPKTQSALLEVMEEGRVTVDGTTHSVGRPFMVIATQNPIEQAGTYRLPEAQLDRFLMKTSLGYPDHEATIAVLADARTRDRTSLVTPIVTAQVITEMAAAADEVHVDPALLAYVSRIAEETRRHPSLKLGVSVRGCLAYVRCAKTWALSQGRSHVVPEDIKLLAEPILAHRLILDAEAQFTGVTVDQVVGQIMSEVAPPTQRVGV
- a CDS encoding transglutaminase-like domain-containing protein — encoded protein: MTSPFQAPPEHLLRREPTAREKAAARLRALRPGAARLVDAGFAAALVLVALLGLRTTYDGWLWLVPGVVGLVLGVVVTHAVLAWRLPGIVAALVLTVLYALLGGAVATRDDLLWGFLPTGATVTELARTAVLGWKQLLTSLPPIDSRGPLMALPLVLGLVGGALAYGPAARWRLPAAAVPVPLALLTVSLLLGTPEPAGVLVMGLGSGLLLVGWVALRGRFARPSVDHGTVGTDRTAATWRVATTGVLLLLAGTGGWLLGPGLPGDDGSRTIWRTALVPPYDVSQLPSPLAGFRKYTQPNPAKLYDRTLFTVSGLPAGTPVRLATLDSYDGSVWGAGTAAADAGDGSGEGPGAAGGATGDGATFQRVGSHIAASGDGTARTVTVSIPDRGWSDVWLPTVGTVTGVRFAGDGADGLADDLRFNVDTGTGIVPAGLQGGDRYTLEADVPATPTTLPKDLDVASGSIIDTQAVGFADDKVATWTANLTSPWQRFTAVARAMSSDGAYTDGGTPGSYQNVFLPGHSLSRMTRFFKSSQLAGDDEQYASALALVGNRIGVPTRVVLGAIPTRAAADGSLPVTGKDVHAWVEVQTEDGGWFPVLPQDFVPNRNKQPQQQQQRSEEKKVGAQVPPPVSANPPSVLQGPDQSQNSTQVKKPTKPNPLDPSQWPSWMRWLVVGVGGPVLVLGLAYLALRLAKRRRGRRRRTRGSMPERVAGAWAEVVDTAQDLGMPLAPRLTRLEQATVLDALLATPGRGIPRSLSGAALAAGATSTEQGAVLREQTRREVRQRAAGEGPLPSLRPLADTTNGLVFAAADPTPEQVDAVWVQVRDVTRRLRRRASRRQRLRSDVSLGGLRKDRRATRAPSAGTASRGALGGLTGLRARRGGEGGATA
- a CDS encoding DUF58 domain-containing protein — protein: MPGAAERLRASVGPRVAPVRDATRVVWEPVLTVLRWVSPVGWTVLGLGLAAWWIGARFEWPELLIVATTALLLVGLCVLLALGAVRLDIDVHLAQRRVTVGDSASGSLRVRNASRASVLPVPLTVEVPIGAALWQMRLGRVARGQVVEDSFEANTTRRGVVRVGPATSVQGDPLGLVRRTVHWNDSQELFVHPRTVPLAHMGAGLLRDLEGSVTQDQSRSDMEFHTLREFTPGDDRRHIAWRATARTGHLGNRRMGSLLVRQFLDTRRSHVTVVVDSDLGAYDESRPIMRPVAPSDPDRTSGALAATAPMDLSEDFETAISAGASIVVRAILDEMDATLVVGDHRVTKAAAPRYLDELSRAEPAPVSLLRAATSAVELAPDTSTVFLVTGPHRPFLEIRRALGQFPPEVRAVAVVVDPRGAGGLQRGDGLAFLSLRSLSDLRPLVQAGLHG